aacaaaaacgtATTCACTGATAGACATGCATCATCAAAAATGGTTCACAGACAAAAATAACCCACCAAAAAACGAAAACTCATATACCCTAACAAAAATGCATACACCGATATACATcggaaaacaaaattaacccAGCAGCAAAAATGGAAAATGGAAAAACTTACAAAGGATGCACATACAACGGCAAAAATGGGTCCCAGACAAAATCAACCCACAAAAATGAcgaagaaaacaaaaacgaTATACCCCGATATTCAAAAGTCATCATACATAACAAACCAAGCTGAaaacgaaaaacaaaaatgactaaGAAAACCTTATAAAGGATGCACATGCATCATCAAAAATGGTTGACAGACAAAAATAACCGACCAAAAATGGAAAACCTTGGTGTAGGAAAAGATAAACAAATGACAAAATGAACAAAGGTCCAAGCTTTTGTCTTGTCGGCCTGCGAATACTCATATAGCATAACAGAAAGACCTAAACCGATATATACCAATATTCAAACCTCATCATACATTCCAACCCAAGTTGaataggaaaaacaaaaatgaggaaGAAAACCTTATAAAGGATCCACATGCATCATAAAAAATGGTTCACAGCCAAAAATCGTTCACAGACACAAATAACCGACTAAAAATGGAAAACCTTGGTATAGGAAAACATAAACGAATGACAAAAAGAACAAAGGTCGATGCTTTTGTCTTGTTGGCCTGTGAAAACTCATATAGCATAACAAAAACACCTAAACCGATATACACTGATATTCAAACCTCATGATACATGGCAAACCAAGCTGaatagcaaaaacaaaaatgaggaaGAAAGAGCACCTACGGTGAGTCCAACGATAAATGCAAAGGAGAGCAAATCGAAACGAGAGAGAATTCAAAACCCACAATCCAAAAGGCACAACGGAAATGGAAAATGGAAAGGCGTGTAGCAATGGAAAGCGTGAGACATCGAAAAGAGTGAAAAATTAGAAAGCGCGCATTGGTAACATAAGGGTTACACAGAAAACGACGAAAACAATTAATGGCAAGTGAAAAGACATTTTTGGGCGGGAATGGGAAGCGCTGGTAGGGCGACACGTTAGCCCTGGCAATGCCACGTCAGCATTGTCAGGGCCTTGTTTGTATCATGATAGATGACTAAGGCATTAGCCTTAGAAACTAAACTTTTAGATGACAAATAATTGGTACTTGACAAGGATAACTTCACGCCTGGATCTTCAAAATGTTGTGTATTGTGTGAACTTTTGGAAAGTTGATTACTCTCGATAAGCAAtttgtttacaaaaatattgGTAAGTTCCATAAGAAAAGATATACAATTGTCCAGTTCAGAGGCATGCTCACTTTTCCACAtcaacactttttctttttcatcactATCTTTAGCATCTGTTTGGTCCGTGGAAGATGTGAGTAGGCCCCACAAAATTCTACTAAAGCAACAAGCTGAAGAGGACAATCTATTAATGTTTTCATAAGACCAAATCCCACATTGACATTGCAAGGGGTATTATGAACAGAAACAAGCAACTGTATCTGTTTTCTCAAATTCTCAGCCATAAAGGTTAAACATTTCAATGCCTCAAGCTTGGGGGAGTCCTGAGAATATGGAAGCAAATGATTCTCCTCATGGCTAATCTTATGATTAGAGATCTCTTCACAAGGCATCTCAGCTTCTTTAATAATGGAAAAAGCGTGAACAATTTGATATTTTCCTATGCCAAACAAGACATTTGATGTGTAATGCATTAAGGAAAACATCATAGATTTacaaagaataatattttttgttaagtgTGACTCTTTAATCCCAACAACCACAGATAATGACTTTGAAAGTCACAATACAGGTAGCCAACTTCCAGAAATAATCGAGTTTGGGAAGAATGGGATAGTGTTTGCCTTATCATAAAATCCGACTAATATATGCCATAATTTCTTCTGACAAGGGACAAATAATCTTAAATACTCAAAATAATAATCTCAGTGCATTGTACTCTGAAAATACAGCAAGGCACCAATAAGAAGCCTGAAAAGTTTAAGTAGGCGAAAACTTGAGAATGAATCATTTTGTTTCACAAATTATGCTTCGAACAAATCTTTGCAGTAAACAACTAAAGAATGTGTCCAAGACATTTTATCAAGGGTTCacaactatttgaatttctttttcttcagcAAGGATCAAGGAATGTGTAACCAAAAAAAGGTCAAGGAATGTATCAtaaacaaatttgaaaatttcaagcaaagagagatgattttataatttcgTCCAATTAATTTCTTAGTTCTAAGTATTTAAAAAGTTTAGGACCCCAATCAACATTCTAAGTTCTAAGTAGAATAGGACAGTGGTCAGAAAAATTCCTTGGCAAAGTAAATTGCACACTTCCAGGCCATCTGTCCCTCCATTCATGGGATATTAAGAACCTGTCCAATCTGCTTCTAGACTCTCCATTTGGTCTAAACCAAGTGAAATGTCTACCCAAAGAAGGAGCCTCCAGGACCTCCAAATCATCAATCCATTCATTGAATTCCTGTATACTGTTGTCTCCATATAGCCTTTCACATTTTCCAATTCTCTCTGATGGATGCCTTATGCAGTTAAAGTCCCCAAGCACACACCACAATCCTTCTTGGGATGATTGTTTTAACTGTCTCACTGTATCCCcataatattttcttgttgtGTATGTCATAAGGAGAATATATGGTAACAATGCATACTTTCTGTGCTTCTCTGATGCATTCCCCTTCCAAAAAGATGAAGCCATTACCAATTACcttattttgtaatttgaattttgtttcattCCACATGCAAAGGATACCACCAACTAAGTTGTTAGCAGGTTGCATCTCTCACATAACATCATCACTCCTCCATAAAGCCTGACATAGTGACTTATCAATTGTTTCTTTCTTAGTCTCTTGAATACACATCATATGAACATTCTCCTTGTTAATCAATCTCCTTATTGCAGCCCATTTTACTCCCCTCCCCAAACCTCTGACATTATATGAAGCTATATTCATGGATAATTTATCATGGCTCCCAAACTCTCGGCTTTTATTCTGTCTCTGTCCTccatacttcttattttttctagGATTCTACTTTGCTGATCCTCTTCTATATTCCCCACTGTCACCCCCAATTGTTTAATCATTGCTCGCATGTTGATTGCTTCTTGGGCCTGTGTTTGCCTCCACACCGAAGTCATTGCTGATATCTCTTGTCCCACTGGCAGGAGCCTTGCTTCTACTGTCTGCATGTGACTTATATACCTGCTCCTGGTTGGCATTCATTTGCCCTTCCTTCCTTTGGTGTTTCCTTTGAGACCAACTCCCACGAGAATATACTTGTCATTTGCAGCCcacttctttattatttttaggggGGTGAGGCCCAGATTAATTGCAGGTTCATTTAGTAGAACAGGTGATAGGCCCAAGTTAGGCCCATATTGTAATGTCATCATCTGTTGTCCCATGATATCTTCTATTCCATGTGCTTTGTCTACTGCATCTTTTTCCTGATAGACTTCCTTCCCTTTTGCTAAGCTTTTGTCTCATGTACAATCACGTGATGGCTGGGGGAGCTCCTTCTGTACTCTGCTAGGCTCccccttctttctctttcttttttcatgaaAGGCATAGACCTGAGGCTCCTGGTTGGTAAGATAGCTTCCCAAAGGTGAGACATTTTATGCATGCACCTCGATGTTTGAGTTGACCGTTGCGTTGCCATTCACTCCAGTCATTACTCCGGAAATAAGCATCAGACAACATCTCAAAACCTTGAAATCTAGTCGGTTTGGGTGCATTTCTCTGGGGTCTCACTTCTCTTTGAGTGGTTTTACCATTCCCTTCACTTGTTTCTTCCTCTTCTGACCTTATCATTATTGAAGGTCCCTTCACTTCAGTATTCTGCTCCCAGTCCCAGCTTCTAGATTCATCAAATACCACATCCCTACTGATTATTATCTGCTTACTCTTTGAATCAAACAGCTTATAGCCTCTAGTTGAATGATATCCGAGTAAGATCATTTGTTCACCTTTATCATCTAGCTTCCTTCTTAACTGATCTGGGATATGCCTAAAACAAAGTGATCCAAAGATTTTGAAATGACTCACATTTTGTTTAGCACCACTCCAAGCTTCTTCAGGTGTTATTCCTTCCAATCTCTTTGAAGGGCTCTTATTCAAGATGAAGACAGTTGTAGACACTGCCTCTCCCCACAAGTACTTGGGCAGACTCTTGCCTTTCAACATGCTCTTTACCATATTCATTATGgttctgttttttctttctgcAGCTCCATTATGTTGAGGTGTGTAGGGAAGAGTCACTTCATGAATTATGCCTTCCTGATCACAAAATTCTTGAAATTCTGTAGAAACATATTCACCACCACCATCTATTCTCAATATCTTGATCAATAAGCCACTTTGTTTTTCTGCCATATTTTTGAACTTCTCAAAGACTTCAAAGACATCACTCTTCCTTATTATTAGATAAACCCATACTTTCCTAGTCAATTCATCAATAAAGGATATGAAGTATCTATTTCCACCAAGAGATTCAGTCTGCATAGGGCCACACACATCAGAGTAAATCACTTCAAGTTTCTCCTTTACCCTGATTGGTACATTTTGTTTGAAAGTGCTTCTTGATTGCTTACATTGTAAAAAACCATCACATACTTCACTAGGAGGCTTGATATGAGGAAAACCCAGCACCATTTCTCTTGAGTTTAACTGAATCAgatctctaaaatttaaatggcCAAATCTGTAATGCCATAACCACTCTTCACTATTTACTACAGTGGCAAAACATTTCTGTTCTATCACATCAATctcaattttaaatgttatattttttgaaaaatgggaCTTCAAAATGAGCTTGTGATCTTTGTCAAACACTCTCAACATCTTGTTTTCAAGCTTAGTCATAAAGCCCTTTTCTAGTAATTCACCTAAGCTAAGGAGATTACTTTTCATACCTGGTACAAAGAGTACATTAGTGATGCAAGACTAACCTCCATCCTTTGTTTTGATATAGACCTTCCCAATTCCTTCAGCACTCAAAGTTCTATCATCAACAAATTTGACTTGGCTATTCATAGATTGATCAAGGTTGAGAAACCACTCTCTTCTTCCTGCCATATGAGTTGAGAAGCCTGTGTCTAGGTACCAACAATTATCACTTGCCCCTTCAATTTGAGTAGTTACCATTAGCAATACCTGTTTAGtgtcttcatcttcttcctgaGCCAATTTTGCATCATCGCCTTTaggttctctttttttattgggTTTGCTGTAACACTCATCAGCAAAGTGCCCAAACTTTTGACAGTTAAAGCATTGAATACTTCTTTTGtcaaatttctttttgtttgaagAGTTTTGGGAATTGGATCCCCCTCCTTTCTTGTGGTCCTTATCACTGTTCTTATTTCCCCTCCATTTATTGCTCTTCCATTCagttttctctttcttccatcTATCACCATGCTTCTTTGGATTAGACCATGCTTGCAAGGCTTGTTCACTTTTCTTCTCATTGATCCTTTCATTCATTCTCTACTCATGAGATTCCAAAGATCCTTGCAATTCCTCTAGGCTAAGCTCTTCAAGATTTTTGGATTCCTTAATGGCTACCACAATATGGTCGAACTTGGGTGGCATGGTTCTAAGCACCTTCTCTACAACTGATTGCACAGTTATCTTTTCTCCATAGCCCTTCATTGAATTCACCACTGTCTGTACTTTTGTGATGTACTCAGTAACTGattcattctttttcatttgtagTAGTTCATATTGTCTCCTTAGTGTTTGCAACTTGGTCTTCTTGGTTTTTGTGGCTCCATCATGAGATTTCTCCAGAATGTCCCATGCTTCTTTAGAGGTTTGAGCCATTGCTATCTTTTCAAAGTTAGCAGTATCTACACTTTGGTGCAAAATGAAAAGTGCCTTGtaatctttcttttccttttctctatcAACaaccttttgttcatttgttgcTCTCTCTCCCATAGGTATATAACCTTCTTCTAAGAACTCCAAAACCCCTTGGAATCGCATCACCACCCTGATCTAAATCTTCCAATTTTCATAGTTCTTTCCTATGAGAATTGGTAGATTTGCAGGAATTGAGCTAGATATTGCAGCCATCAAAGAACTCCTTCAAGAACACCTCCAAgaacctttctttcttttcttgttaggGATTCTTTCCCCTTCTATCGAAACCAATGCTCTAGATACCAATTCTTGGAACACACACATTGTTCCTCACTTAATTGCAAGAGATGCAATTTACTCCCTCACACATTCACCCGTGTATCACTCACTGTTTCAAGCAAAGAATTGCACACCTACACACTAGGAATAGCACCAGAGACAGAAAAtgatagaatgaaaaaaaatgtgttattaagATGTATGTATGTCCTTTTATACAAGCACAACAAAGCAGCAACACTTTACACTTAGGCTAGGCActtataacaaaattttaaaattttgttactcTGTTATATTCAATGTACAATCAAATCTACACCACACAAAACAGAATTAAACTCTCACACCCCATAGTTTGTACTACTGACGCCCACATCACCACATACAACTTCAATAATTGTTTGTAAGTAAGTGCTTTGCTGAGCTTGATTGTTGTTATCCAGTTCAGATGTTTCATTCATGTCCACATTGCCATACATGCTAGAGGAGGGGAAATGAACATCATCAAGGTCTCCAGGGTAGTTTTTAACACTTTCCATAGAATCACCATTCACACTATGACATATTATGTCCATTGCAATGATAGATGATGCACGGGTTGAGTCTCTAGCTGATTGGATACCCATTGGGCGGTCACTACCTTGACGGTATGAAGAAACTCGATTTCCAGTAATGTAAGCCTCTAAACCCATTGAATGACTCGGACCGGCACCAGATGAGTCTCTTTGTTGAGGTGAACAATATGTGTCAAAAATATCAGAGTCACGTGCATGTTTTGAAGGACCAGCTGAATATTGTTCACCATCTGTAACTTCATCACCATCACGATCAATGACAGTTCCTTATACACTATCAGCCTGTTGTTGCTGTGACACCTTCTACccctacatatatataaataaataaaatatataaaaatatcggtAAACAAATTCacatgggtaaaaggttcacattcacttcactattatcaattaaaacttattaaaaacatattcggctcaaaataaggccgtCAAGATTTACAAAAAGTGTTTTGTTAAATCAgcgagataaaataaaatagagtaacatcattcaattaatatataactTATGCCCCAATGCCATAGCCTATTAAAgtattgtgtcccgacgtccttcagtacaaggttccttaaagcaatccacctagtcatcttctcccccgaacacaaagttcaagatcatcacaggatccaaacacaaacaatacacggggagtgagttatcgcattcctaactaatagagtaGCAAGataactagatatacatatcatataaacaaaataaaacttacttaaacataactcacgtaatttcaccactttgtcattcaaaattcccTTTTCAATCACCAATTACACTTTTCAAtgatcaatcacattacacaagaatcacacactccgatcaaggaATCCCTGGCAATCCTGAGACATTTTTGGATGGCCTCTTCATGTGTGGATGTGCCTGGCGCATTTAGATGCTGCTCCAACGCCTCCGCGATCGCATGACAAGCCTCCtgttaaatagaaaacaaaagaattatacaaattagtattaaaataattgaagtaAATGACATACATCTAACCAAATAATAACACTTACCATTGCATGTCTGGGCTCGTCTACATCAGGATCCGCATATGTCGATGTCGGTGCTTCCTCATGAGGGATATGATTGGGTTGTGTTGCATATGCATCTCGAGGAGGATCTGTCTGTGGCGTAGTCATGAATGAATGTGATATGACGAAGAACCAGTCTATGTAGTCAGGCGCACACTGACCTGGCACAACACATAGATCACCTACTGCCGCTAGATGGTCTGAGTAATGTGTCCAGGTATCGTCCATGTCATCATATGACACCCATGAATGGATAGGGTGTGCAGGAATGCACTGGACGTAGCTGAACTGGTGCATAACCCTCTCCGGTCTGTATCTGGCAACATGCCCCAGCGGAGCTGTCCCGAGAAGCACGAAATCGGATGAAAGTCCTACACAGGTCGGTGCGCCGCATATGGCGTCCAGCAGACATCTGCGATCCTCAGACGATCCAGGCACTGCCTGTACGTTGTTGTAGATACCTTCTTCACAGTCTTCTTCATCGCAATCCACCGACACGCACGTGATGACACCTCGTCGTAGTCTGAATCAACATTGCACTCCGCAACTGACGAAAAGTGCTCGTATATCCAGTACTATAGGGTTTACCCGAAAATCatacatattaattaaatatgcactCATTAAACCattattgtaaataaattatgaaatacaTGTTAATTACCTGTAACAAGGTGATGTAACCAGCAAGCTGTCGGTTGGTGCTGAGACTGGCATCATTAAGCTGATCATACATATGGACGAGGCCagcagctccccatgcatacCACCCAACAAGAGTGAGGTCACGGAACGCCTGTAAATGTGAGACATGAACATGGGCTgtactcttattagcaaaaagagtgcaacccaaAAGAGGTAGAAGATAAGCGCAAGCGGCAGCTATCCAGTGCTGCATCTGACATCTGCATTGGTATACGTCTCGTAGCCACTACAGGCGTACATATGGTCCACCACATTGGCCTGTCTCGGCCATGGCCACCACTGCTGTGACCATCAGTAACTCAACCAACAGTACCACCGCCTCGTCGGTGCATAGAGGCTGGAGTCATGGAATGCGCCAACGATAGGCAAATGGAGAAGAGATGCGACGTCGTCCAGCGTGATCGACACCTCCCCCACAGGAAGATGGAAACTAGAAGTCTCCcagtgccacctctccacagaGGAGGATATAAATCCCCGATCACCGATGTCCATCGAACACGTGATCAAAGGACTTAATCCTGTCCCAGCAACCATGTCCTCAATTGTAGGAACAGGCCTGCCCAAGTTATGCACCTTCTTCCCATGGGAGCATAACTTCAACTCAGGACGTTCCCGAATCGAAGTACAAAGGAACACACAATTTGTTCAAATAACGTCAATCAGTAaccaaaaactcaaaaaaaataaaagttaactaACTTTAATCGTATAAATACCTGTCCAGACCATACGCTGCCCGCAACATGGTCAACATACTTTGTAAGCACTGATGAGTCCCTGGGTCCACCAAGAAATCCCACAGGCTTGTCCCCATCAGTCTCTACACCGGTATCCTGTGCGTCAGTCTCTGCACCGGTGGCCTGTGCAGCAGCATTTACCATGGGCTCATCCCCAGCTACAGCAGCCTCTGCCTCTGGTACCGCAGGCGAGTCCGTAGGTACCACAAGCACATCATCATCAAGAATTACCGGTACCCGTCACTTGCGTGCCGATGCGGTCGGCCTTTGGCATTGGGGAGCACTGTCAGTATCATCACCATCCCCTCCTCTCCCCAAACCTTTGGCACCAACCCTACCTAATGCACGACCTAATCCTCTAGTCTTAACCATGATTTGCAAATGTCTACCACAAATTTCATCACTAAACCACACaaattccaatcaatcctttTATGTGTGTATGGTTTTCGAAATTTCATTTGGTTGGGTTTCGAGAAATTTGGTGTTTTGTGTTTGGGTTTGGACTATTGCTGTTATGTTGGGCACCGGGATTATAATAGTATACAATAGAAACACGGGCATCGGGAGACATTTATCAAAATAGTATATAAGTATACCTTGAATCATTAACAATTTTCTTGACTTTTACTTAAATAACATACTCAATTTGCATGATCCACTTCTTCAATCCTTTTAATTAGCATTAACAATTATAGTTTTAGaatcattaataattttcttgaCTTTTACTTGAATAACATTATTCCTAAACTAAATGACATTCGTAGCACACATCCAAGGatattttgcatttttgtttgttatagAGTTAAACACTCTTCTCTATAAGGTGAGGTAAATGTAAGTACTCTTGTATGTGTTTTGTGTTTAGAGACTCTCTGCATTAGACTAAGGTATCATCTCCCTGGTCTCTTAATTTTCAATTacctaaaaatatattgttaaaacATATAATCATGCATTCATAATTTGTTGATGGCAAAATGGTATTATTACATACCTCTTGTAAGGAAGTATGagattaatcaatcaattatgATATTTAACCAGATTATAGGCATGTTTTTCATGAATGGGATATGCAGTAGCACAATCAATACAATGTACAACATATGATAataatcaaatatcaaatatgtGTATCAATTGCAAACAAAACAACTAAAACAAGGACCTAATTATTCTTGTGGTTCTCATTTATCCATCTTAAAACTGAAACATAATCCCACGATCTTGTGGTTTTGATTATAACTCATGGGAGGAGTGTTATATAGGGGTCACTGAAATTTAACTTTTCGAAGGACCTAATTATTCTTGTGGTTCTAATCTTTTTTAGGCACATGACAAGGCAGCCTCAAAATTAACCCTAAACCTTAATTTAATagcattttcataaataataaactaatttttatttttaaaagtttaagttCCTTCATGCGGATCAAGTGATCCGCAAGCTTcatgcggatcaacttgattcgcaTAAAGCTcgcagatcaacttgatccgcatgaAGGAATTCATCAAAAATACTCATGCGGATCATATACCTTGTACTTGATCCGTATGCTAAACCATGAAtcttgcggatcaacttgatctgcatTTAGCCTTAGAGAACCCTACCAATTGCGAATCAAGTTTATCCGCATAAAACtcgcggatcaacttgatccgcgtTAAGCTTCACACTATCCTACCAAATGCGGATCACCTAAAAACTACGCGGATCATCTACATCCCTACCACTACTGCGGTTCAACTTTAACGCAAACGCAAAACACCTAAATGCATGTGCGGATCAACTACCCTAAGCACTACACAAAGCAACAATGGAAACGTAACGACAACGACGAAGGAGTGCTTACCTTGACAATGGCGAtgtgctgaagaagaagaagaagaataagaagaagaagaaatgaacaATGGCGCCGCAGAGGGAAAAGACAATGATGGAGAATGGAGAGTTGCCAACGATGGAGaagaaggaggaagaagaaacgAGCAATGGCACCGCAAATCAACTTGCTGGGTCGCACACGGTCGCAAAAAAAGGAGGAAGAATGAGTCGCGGGAAGAAGAAAAGCCAATTGCTGGGTgcaaatgttttaaataaataagtaggGACATTTTGGTCTTTTGCGCTtaagtgctgggtgcaccttGCATGAGCCTTTAAGTTCCTATCATAACCTATAAGGGTAATCATTACAAGTTTAAAACAAGCATATGCATTCTTGACTTTAGACATACAAGATGCGACTCTTTGTCATCTAGGCCTACAGGATATCATTATTAAGATATTGAAGCATAAGTGAATCAGTACCATACTACCCACAAGGAAAAGATGGACGAAAATGTAAATATACACATTGTGGCTGTAATATAATTAGGGAAAACCATGGTCAGTTCAAACCTGAGGCTTCCCAAGCCAATTTGAAGGAATAAATGTAGCCAAACGTCTTAATAAATCTCCTCTTTCCCAAGGTCTACATGAAGATCTTGAAGAACCAAAAAGCAGAACCGCCAGCACTTGTGCTCAATGAAGTCCATGGTGGTTGTGAACCAACACACGAGAGAGAAGCCGCTTTAGAGACTTGTCCATGACTTGACCCATCTATGCTGCCAACATTCATTGGAACAGCTGGGGATGATGCCCCAGCAGAACtgataaaattatgaataatttgTCAATTGAAAGGGTCAAATAAACAACATAATAAATAGACAAAACAATTGAgtgtcttaaaaaaatatcacaatttACAATCACCAGTCACCACCAATACATCACATATGCATTAAGTTCAAATCCGTAGAAAATTAAGAAACCATCTGTTTTACATGAATCAAGGAAGGAGGTTAATTCTAAATTTGAGCTTTACAAACGCACAATGGAACCAAAGGGTTTTCACTTCAGTAGGATTAAGACATTGGCTGTGTATTGCAATTTTagcaagaaagaaacaaaaagaaaatgatttggaagtagaaattaatgaatattaCAACATGATAGAGAAATTAATGAATATGTCAAACACAGGATACAAGTTGAGTGGTTAAAATGGAGAAAGGAATGGGGTTATTTgtaaaacaaataagaaaactaCATTGAattcaaaagaataatttttttactaaatatttttgtgtaatcgaagttaatatttcttttacataattaatatatatttaattacattaaaaataaaatatcaacataatcattattattttttgcataaaaattagtgtctaaaattttctctttaagCTGATAACTattcatttcttatttattatccTCTCATTTAAATAAGTTATTCACGATTTTATTCTACctgaacaaattttaattttcttcaacaTGTATATGCTAATatgttcaaataaaaatcatatataaaatatcgcacgtaggtatgattttttattaataaaaaataagtaaaaaaatttcacttaaTTTAGAAGGATGAAAATTTTACCTGAGGTCacattaatatctaaattattatgataaaactatatttttataaaattactaagataataaaatataacacattatattatattatatacaaaattcaaataaaaaatcttaaactaattttttagacaaaaaatCTTAAACTGTTAATCATGTACGGCACGGATCaaaatctaattatttattaaaaaaaatgttgttttactaaaaataatcgGTCCCAAAATTTTCATTCACGTGCAAGTGTGCAACTGtgttattttgtaatttaattaggattatggtacttatatatacaaaaaaaatactattaaaaataGTGTACATtaagtatttataataatagatatataatattataaaaatactaaaaatatcaattataatataaaaaaattacgaaTTGACATACAAGTTTCgaatacatgtgtgatcattTAGTCTTCGTAGCTGATTCGTTTCGTTACAACACATTTATTTCAATAtagtttaaaatcaaattaataacattaattaatcaatGTATATTTGAGTGGGGGAAATCAATTGCGGAAATTAAATAATACgggtatattaattaatttgtatcaAATTATACTTGATATCCAAATATAGAtatcttttaatattaaaacaGATTAGATTTATATTAAAGTAACTATTTGTATATACatctaaaaaaaagtaactgtttgtatcaaaataaaaataaactgatatattttttatattaaaaatagattatattttaatataaccaaatttattttttctgattATATAccaaaatttgtatttaattaaaaaatgaaatataccaatttttattttgatagtaTATAGAggaacttttattttctaattaataggTTTTAAATAgttaccttttatttttatattaaaagcattcatattaaaataactagtcatatcaaaataaaagttaataa
The genomic region above belongs to Glycine max cultivar Williams 82 chromosome 14, Glycine_max_v4.0, whole genome shotgun sequence and contains:
- the LOC102665227 gene encoding protein MAIN-LIKE 1-like, encoding MVKTRGLGRALGRVGAKGLGRGGDGDDTDKAEAAVAGDEPMVNAAAQATGAETDAQDTGVETDGDKPVGFLGGPRDSSVLTKYVDHVAGSVWSGQLCSHGKKVHNLGRPVPTIEDMVAGTGLSPLITCSMDIGDRGFISSSVERWHWETSSFHLPVGEVSITLDDVASLLHLPIVGAFHDSSLYAPTRRWYCWLSY